In Trifolium pratense cultivar HEN17-A07 linkage group LG7, ARS_RC_1.1, whole genome shotgun sequence, a genomic segment contains:
- the LOC123899117 gene encoding pleiotropic drug resistance protein 1-like isoform X1 — translation MEGTDIFRATNSLRAQSSTLWRNSGVEVFSKSTREEDDEEALKWAALEKLPTYSRLRKGLLTTSHGAANEIDVTDLAFQEKQKLLERLVKVAEEDNERFLLKVKERVDRVGLDIPTIEVRYQNLKIDAEAFVGGRALPSFINAATNVIEVRRYQYYSTSSNDSRFFFLRSVLVLMLSLTSQNLTLFQGLLNVLHIIPSKKKHVAILKDVSGIVKPRRMTLLLGPPGSGKTTLLLALSGKLDKSLQVSGSVTYNGHGLNEFVPQRTAAYISQHDVHIGEMTVRETLAFSARCQGVGSRYDMLSELSRREKAANIKPDPDIDVYMKAISTEGQEYSISTDYVLKILGLDICADTMVGDEMLRGISGGQRKRVTTGEMLVGPANALFMDEISTGLDSSTTFQIVSSLRQYVHIMNGTAVISLLQPAPETYDLFDDIILISDGQVVYHGPREYVLDFFESMGFKCPERKGVADFLQEVTSKKDQAQYWVRRDQPYRFVTVTQFAEAFQSFHIGRKLAEELSVPFDKTKSHPAALTTKEYGLNKTELLKANFAREYLLMKRNSFVYIFKLSQLFVMALIAMTLFFRTEMHRDNQDQAGVYAGALFFTLVTIMFNGMSEISMTIAKLPVFYKQRDLLFYPSWAYAIPSWILKIPITIFEVSLWVFLTYYVIGFDPNVGRFFKQWLVLFFMSQMASALFRATAALGRNMIVANTFGSFAVLTLLALGGFILSRKDIKGWWIWGYWISPLMYGQNALMANEFLGNSWHNATSELGKNYLDARGFFPHAYWYWIGVGALAGFVFLLNALFGLALDILGPFDKPSATVPEDSEDDLSIVQEVELPRIESSGRGDSVTESSHGKKKGMVLPFEPHSITFDDIVYSVDMPAEMKEQGVTEDRLVLLKGVSGAFRPGVLTALMGVSGAGKTTLMDVLAGRKTGGYIDGDIKVSGYPKKQETFARISGYCEQNDIHSPHVTVYESLLYSAWLRLPAGVDTKTREMFIEEVMDLVELNSLRNSLVGLPGVSGLSTEQRKRLTIAVELVANPSIIFMDEPTSGLDARAAAIVMRTVRNTVDTGRTVVCTIHQPSIDIFEAFDELFLMKRGGQEIYVGPLGRHSTHLIKYFESVDGVSKIKDGYNPATWMLEVTTTAQELNLGVDFTEYYKNSDLYRRNKQLIQELGQPAPGSKDLHFASQFSQSFLVQCQACLWKQRWSYWRNPPYTAVRFFFTTFIGIMFGTMFWDLGGKHNNRQDLLNAVGSMYTAVLFLGVQNSSSVQPVVAVERTVFYREKAAGMYSALPYAFSQILVELPYVFAQAVTYGVIVYAMIGFDWTAEKFFWYLFFMYFTLLYFTFYGMMAVAVTPNHHVASIVAAAFYAIWNLFSGFVVPRPSIPIWWRWYYWACPVAWTIYGLVASQFGDITTFMTAEEKDVKTFLDDYFGIKHDFIGECAIVVGGIAVAFAVIFAVAIKTFNFQKR, via the exons ATGGAAGGAACTGATATATTTAGAGCTACTAATAGTTTAAGAGCTCAAAGTTCAACTTTATGGAGAAACAGTGGAGTTGAAGTTTTCTCAAAATCAACTcgtgaagaagatgatgaagaagctCTTAAATGGGCTGCACTTGAAAAGCTACCTACTTATAGCCGTTTGAGAAAAGGGTTGTTGACAACTTCTCATGGTGCTGCTAATGAGATTGATGTTACTGATCTTGCTTTTCAAGAAAAACAGAAACTTTTGGAGAGGTTGGTTAAGGTTGCTGAAGAAGATAATGAAAGGTTTCTGTTGAAAGTCAAGGAAAGAGTTGATAG AGTTGGACTTGATATTCCAACAATTGAAGTTCGATATCAGAACCTGAAAATTGATGCTGAAGCTTTTGTGGGAGGTAGAGCTTTGCCTAGTTTCATCAACGCTGCTACTAATGTTATAGAGGTAAGGAGATACCAATATTATAGTACTTCATCAAATGATTCAAGATTTTTCTTTCTTAGATCTGTTTTGGTTTTGATGTTGAGTCTCACAAGTCAAAATCTAACTTTGTTTCAGGGTTTATTGAATGTTCTTCATATTATCCCAAGCAAAAAGAAGCATGTGGCAATTCTTAAAGATGTTAGTGGAATTGTTAAACCTCGTAGGATGACACTACTTTTAGGTCCTCCTGGTTCAGGAAAGACCACATTGCTTTTAGCTTTATCAGGAAAGCTTGATAAAAGTCTTCAG GTATCTGGGAGTGTGACTTACAATGGACATGGATTGAACGAGTTTGTACCTCAAAGAACTGCTGCATATATCAGCCAGCATGATGTTCATATCGGAGAAATGACTGTGAGGGAAACCTTGGCTTTTTCAGCAAGGTGCCAAGGAGTTGGATCACGTTACG ACATGCTATCTGAGTTGTCTAGAAGAGAGAAAGCAGCAAATATCAAGCCTGACCCAGATATTGATGTCTACATGAAG GCAATTTCAACCGAAGGTCAGGAGTATAGCATTTCAACAGATTATGTACTCAAG ATTTTGGGGTTGGATATATGTGCTGATACTATGGTGGGGGATGAAATGTTGCGTGGTATCTCTGGAGGACAAAGGAAGCGTGTCACTACAGGAGAGATGTTGGTTGGACCGGCCAATGCATTGTTCATGGATGAAATTTCTACTGGGCTGGACAGTTCCACAACTTTTCAGATTGTGAGCTCTCTGAGGCAATATGTCCACATTATGAATGGAACTGCAGTCATATCACTGCTTCAGCCAGCACCTGAGACATATGATCtttttgatgatattatcttaaTCTCTGATGGCCAAGTTGTGTACCATGGCCCCCGTGAATATGTTCTGGACTTTTTTGAATCTATGGGTTTCAAATGTCCTGAAAGGAAAGGTGTTGCTGACTTTCTTCAAGAAGTTACATCGAAAAAGGATCAAGCACAGTACTGGGTGCGCAGAGACCAACCATACAGATTTGTTACCGTTACTCAATTCGCTGAGGCCTTTCAATCATTCCATATTGGTAGGAAACTTGCCGAGGAACTTTCCGTTCCATTTGACAAGACAAAGAGCCATCCAGCTGCTTTGACAACCAAAGAGTATGGTCTTAATAAGACTGAGCTTTTAAAGGCTAACTTCGCAAGAGAGTACTTGCTCATGAAAAGGAATTCATTTGTTTACATCTTCAAGCTATCTCAG CTTTTCGTCATGGCTTTGATAGCAATGACACTATTTTTTCGGACTGAGATGCATCGCGATAATCAGGATCAAGCGGGTGTTTATGCTGGTGCTTTGTTTTTCACACTAGTGACGATTATGTTCAATGGAATGTCTGAGATTTCTATGACGATCGCTAAACTTCCTGTTTTCTACAAGCAACGAGACCTTCTATTCTATCCTTCATGGGCATATGCTATTCCTTCGTGGATTCTCAAGATTCCTATTACAATATTTGAAGTTTCTCTATGGGTGTTTCTTACCTACTATGTCATTGGATTTGATCCAAATGTTGGCAG GTTTTTCAAGCAGTGGCTTGTACTGTTTTTCATGAGTCAGATGGCTTCTGCATTGTTCCGAGCCACCGCAGCCCTGGGTAGAAACATGATTGTAGCCAACACATTTGGATCATTTGCAGTTCTCACACTTCTTGCATTGGGTGGCTTCATTCTCTCAAGAA AGGATATCAAAGGCTGGTGGATTTGGGGTTACTGGATCTCACCTTTGATGTATGGGCAGAATGCTTTGATGGCCAATGAATTTCTTGGGAACAGTTGGCACAAT GCTACTTCTGAATTGGGAAAAAATTATCTCGATGCCCGTGGGTTCTTCCCACATGCATATTGGTATTGGATAGGCGTCGGGGCATTGGCTGGATTTGTGTTCCTTCTCAATGCGTTGTTTGGTTTGGCTCTCGATATACTAGGCCCATTTGATAAGCCTAGTGCAACAGTACCTGAAGATTCAGAAGATGATTTATCGATCGTACAAGAAGTTGAATTACCACGCATAG AAAGTTCAGGAAGAGGAGATTCTGTTACAGAGTCCAGCCATGGAAAGAAGAAAGGAATGGTTCTTCCATTTGAACCACATTCTATCACTTTTGATGACATTGTATACTCTGTTGACATGCCAGCG GAAATGAAAGAGCAAGGTGTGACAGAGGACAGATTAGTGCTTCTGAAGGGTGTTAGTGGTGCATTCAGGCCTGGTGTGCTCACAGCTCTGATGGGTGTAAGTGGAGCTGGTAAGACAACTTTGATGGATGTTCTGGCTGGTAGGAAAACCGGTGGATATATTGATGGAGACATAAAGGTTTCAGGATACCCTAAAAAGCAAGAAACATTTGCTAGAATCTCTGGCTACTGTGAGCAGAATGATATCCATTCACCTCATGTTACAGTTTATGAATCTCTTCTTTACTCAGCATGGCTTCGTTTACCTGCTGGAGTTGATACCAAGACCAGAGAG ATGTTCATTGAGGAAGTCATGGATCTGGTGGAGTTGAACTCATTGAGAAACTCCTTGGTTGGTTTGCCTGGTGTGAGTGGTCTCTCAACCGAACAACGCAAGAGGCTGACTATTGCAGTTGAACTAGTGGCTAATCCATCTATAATTTTCATGGATGAGCCTACTTCTGGTTTAGATGCTAGAGCTGCTGCAATTGTTATGAGAACCGTTAGGAACACAGTGGACACAGGAAGAACAGTTGTGTGTACCATCCATCAGCCTagcattgacatatttgaagcaTTTGATGAG CTATTCCTTATGAAGCGTGGAGGACAAGAAATATATGTTGGACCACTGGGACGTCATTCTACTCACTTGATCAAGTATTTTGAG AGCGTTGACGGGGTGAGTAAAATCAAAGATGGATATAACCCAGCAACATGGATGTTGGAAGTTACAACTACAGCACAAGAACTTAATTTGGGTGTTGATTTTACTGAGTATTACAAAAATTCAGATCTATATAG GAGAAACAAGCAACTTATACAAGAACTTGGCCAGCCTGCTCCCGGTTCAAAGGATCTTCATTTCGCTAGTCAATTTTCGCAGTCTTTCTTGGTCCAATGCCAGGCATGCTTATGGAAGCAACGTTGGTCATATTGGCGTAATCCGCCATACACTGCTGTGAGGTTTTTCTTCACTACATTCATAGGCATAATGTTTGGAACAATGTTCTGGGATCTTGGTGGCAAACA CAATAATAGACAAGACCTGTTGAACGCTGTGGGTTCAATGTATACTGCTGTTCTCTTCCTTGGAGTACAAAATTCTTCTTCTGTGCAGCCAGTTGTTGCGGTTGAAAGAACTGTGTTTTATCGAGAAAAAGCTGCTGGAATGTATTCAGCCTTACCCTATGCATTTTCACAG ATTTTGGTAGAGCTACCTTATGTCTTTGCTCAAGCCGTGACATACGGAGTCATAGTCTACGCTATGATCGGATTTGACTGGACAGCAGAGAAATTCTTTTGGTATCTATTCTTCATGTACTTCACATTGCTCTACTTTACCTTCTATGGTATGATGGCTGTGGCAGTGACACCAAATCACCATGTTGCTTCTATTGTGGCTGCTGCATTTTATGCAATTTGGAACCTCTTTTCAGGATTTGTCGTCCCAAGACCT AGCATTCCGATTTGGTGGAGATGGTACTACTGGGCTTGTCCAGTTGCATGGACCATCTATGGATTGGTTGCATCTCAATTTGGAGATATAACTACTTTTATGACCGCAGAAGAAAAAGATGTGAAAACTTTCCTTGACGACTATTTTGGTATCAAACACGACTTCATAGGAGAGTGTGCAATTGTGGTTGGTGGAATCGCTGTTGCCTTTGCAGTTATTTTCGCTGTTGCAATCAAGACCTTTAACTTCCAAAAGAGATAG
- the LOC123899117 gene encoding pleiotropic drug resistance protein 1-like isoform X2: MEGTDIFRATNSLRAQSSTLWRNSGVEVFSKSTREEDDEEALKWAALEKLPTYSRLRKGLLTTSHGAANEIDVTDLAFQEKQKLLERLVKVAEEDNERFLLKVKERVDRVGLDIPTIEVRYQNLKIDAEAFVGGRALPSFINAATNVIEGLLNVLHIIPSKKKHVAILKDVSGIVKPRRMTLLLGPPGSGKTTLLLALSGKLDKSLQVSGSVTYNGHGLNEFVPQRTAAYISQHDVHIGEMTVRETLAFSARCQGVGSRYDMLSELSRREKAANIKPDPDIDVYMKAISTEGQEYSISTDYVLKILGLDICADTMVGDEMLRGISGGQRKRVTTGEMLVGPANALFMDEISTGLDSSTTFQIVSSLRQYVHIMNGTAVISLLQPAPETYDLFDDIILISDGQVVYHGPREYVLDFFESMGFKCPERKGVADFLQEVTSKKDQAQYWVRRDQPYRFVTVTQFAEAFQSFHIGRKLAEELSVPFDKTKSHPAALTTKEYGLNKTELLKANFAREYLLMKRNSFVYIFKLSQLFVMALIAMTLFFRTEMHRDNQDQAGVYAGALFFTLVTIMFNGMSEISMTIAKLPVFYKQRDLLFYPSWAYAIPSWILKIPITIFEVSLWVFLTYYVIGFDPNVGRFFKQWLVLFFMSQMASALFRATAALGRNMIVANTFGSFAVLTLLALGGFILSRKDIKGWWIWGYWISPLMYGQNALMANEFLGNSWHNATSELGKNYLDARGFFPHAYWYWIGVGALAGFVFLLNALFGLALDILGPFDKPSATVPEDSEDDLSIVQEVELPRIESSGRGDSVTESSHGKKKGMVLPFEPHSITFDDIVYSVDMPAEMKEQGVTEDRLVLLKGVSGAFRPGVLTALMGVSGAGKTTLMDVLAGRKTGGYIDGDIKVSGYPKKQETFARISGYCEQNDIHSPHVTVYESLLYSAWLRLPAGVDTKTREMFIEEVMDLVELNSLRNSLVGLPGVSGLSTEQRKRLTIAVELVANPSIIFMDEPTSGLDARAAAIVMRTVRNTVDTGRTVVCTIHQPSIDIFEAFDELFLMKRGGQEIYVGPLGRHSTHLIKYFESVDGVSKIKDGYNPATWMLEVTTTAQELNLGVDFTEYYKNSDLYRRNKQLIQELGQPAPGSKDLHFASQFSQSFLVQCQACLWKQRWSYWRNPPYTAVRFFFTTFIGIMFGTMFWDLGGKHNNRQDLLNAVGSMYTAVLFLGVQNSSSVQPVVAVERTVFYREKAAGMYSALPYAFSQILVELPYVFAQAVTYGVIVYAMIGFDWTAEKFFWYLFFMYFTLLYFTFYGMMAVAVTPNHHVASIVAAAFYAIWNLFSGFVVPRPSIPIWWRWYYWACPVAWTIYGLVASQFGDITTFMTAEEKDVKTFLDDYFGIKHDFIGECAIVVGGIAVAFAVIFAVAIKTFNFQKR; this comes from the exons ATGGAAGGAACTGATATATTTAGAGCTACTAATAGTTTAAGAGCTCAAAGTTCAACTTTATGGAGAAACAGTGGAGTTGAAGTTTTCTCAAAATCAACTcgtgaagaagatgatgaagaagctCTTAAATGGGCTGCACTTGAAAAGCTACCTACTTATAGCCGTTTGAGAAAAGGGTTGTTGACAACTTCTCATGGTGCTGCTAATGAGATTGATGTTACTGATCTTGCTTTTCAAGAAAAACAGAAACTTTTGGAGAGGTTGGTTAAGGTTGCTGAAGAAGATAATGAAAGGTTTCTGTTGAAAGTCAAGGAAAGAGTTGATAG AGTTGGACTTGATATTCCAACAATTGAAGTTCGATATCAGAACCTGAAAATTGATGCTGAAGCTTTTGTGGGAGGTAGAGCTTTGCCTAGTTTCATCAACGCTGCTACTAATGTTATAGAG GGTTTATTGAATGTTCTTCATATTATCCCAAGCAAAAAGAAGCATGTGGCAATTCTTAAAGATGTTAGTGGAATTGTTAAACCTCGTAGGATGACACTACTTTTAGGTCCTCCTGGTTCAGGAAAGACCACATTGCTTTTAGCTTTATCAGGAAAGCTTGATAAAAGTCTTCAG GTATCTGGGAGTGTGACTTACAATGGACATGGATTGAACGAGTTTGTACCTCAAAGAACTGCTGCATATATCAGCCAGCATGATGTTCATATCGGAGAAATGACTGTGAGGGAAACCTTGGCTTTTTCAGCAAGGTGCCAAGGAGTTGGATCACGTTACG ACATGCTATCTGAGTTGTCTAGAAGAGAGAAAGCAGCAAATATCAAGCCTGACCCAGATATTGATGTCTACATGAAG GCAATTTCAACCGAAGGTCAGGAGTATAGCATTTCAACAGATTATGTACTCAAG ATTTTGGGGTTGGATATATGTGCTGATACTATGGTGGGGGATGAAATGTTGCGTGGTATCTCTGGAGGACAAAGGAAGCGTGTCACTACAGGAGAGATGTTGGTTGGACCGGCCAATGCATTGTTCATGGATGAAATTTCTACTGGGCTGGACAGTTCCACAACTTTTCAGATTGTGAGCTCTCTGAGGCAATATGTCCACATTATGAATGGAACTGCAGTCATATCACTGCTTCAGCCAGCACCTGAGACATATGATCtttttgatgatattatcttaaTCTCTGATGGCCAAGTTGTGTACCATGGCCCCCGTGAATATGTTCTGGACTTTTTTGAATCTATGGGTTTCAAATGTCCTGAAAGGAAAGGTGTTGCTGACTTTCTTCAAGAAGTTACATCGAAAAAGGATCAAGCACAGTACTGGGTGCGCAGAGACCAACCATACAGATTTGTTACCGTTACTCAATTCGCTGAGGCCTTTCAATCATTCCATATTGGTAGGAAACTTGCCGAGGAACTTTCCGTTCCATTTGACAAGACAAAGAGCCATCCAGCTGCTTTGACAACCAAAGAGTATGGTCTTAATAAGACTGAGCTTTTAAAGGCTAACTTCGCAAGAGAGTACTTGCTCATGAAAAGGAATTCATTTGTTTACATCTTCAAGCTATCTCAG CTTTTCGTCATGGCTTTGATAGCAATGACACTATTTTTTCGGACTGAGATGCATCGCGATAATCAGGATCAAGCGGGTGTTTATGCTGGTGCTTTGTTTTTCACACTAGTGACGATTATGTTCAATGGAATGTCTGAGATTTCTATGACGATCGCTAAACTTCCTGTTTTCTACAAGCAACGAGACCTTCTATTCTATCCTTCATGGGCATATGCTATTCCTTCGTGGATTCTCAAGATTCCTATTACAATATTTGAAGTTTCTCTATGGGTGTTTCTTACCTACTATGTCATTGGATTTGATCCAAATGTTGGCAG GTTTTTCAAGCAGTGGCTTGTACTGTTTTTCATGAGTCAGATGGCTTCTGCATTGTTCCGAGCCACCGCAGCCCTGGGTAGAAACATGATTGTAGCCAACACATTTGGATCATTTGCAGTTCTCACACTTCTTGCATTGGGTGGCTTCATTCTCTCAAGAA AGGATATCAAAGGCTGGTGGATTTGGGGTTACTGGATCTCACCTTTGATGTATGGGCAGAATGCTTTGATGGCCAATGAATTTCTTGGGAACAGTTGGCACAAT GCTACTTCTGAATTGGGAAAAAATTATCTCGATGCCCGTGGGTTCTTCCCACATGCATATTGGTATTGGATAGGCGTCGGGGCATTGGCTGGATTTGTGTTCCTTCTCAATGCGTTGTTTGGTTTGGCTCTCGATATACTAGGCCCATTTGATAAGCCTAGTGCAACAGTACCTGAAGATTCAGAAGATGATTTATCGATCGTACAAGAAGTTGAATTACCACGCATAG AAAGTTCAGGAAGAGGAGATTCTGTTACAGAGTCCAGCCATGGAAAGAAGAAAGGAATGGTTCTTCCATTTGAACCACATTCTATCACTTTTGATGACATTGTATACTCTGTTGACATGCCAGCG GAAATGAAAGAGCAAGGTGTGACAGAGGACAGATTAGTGCTTCTGAAGGGTGTTAGTGGTGCATTCAGGCCTGGTGTGCTCACAGCTCTGATGGGTGTAAGTGGAGCTGGTAAGACAACTTTGATGGATGTTCTGGCTGGTAGGAAAACCGGTGGATATATTGATGGAGACATAAAGGTTTCAGGATACCCTAAAAAGCAAGAAACATTTGCTAGAATCTCTGGCTACTGTGAGCAGAATGATATCCATTCACCTCATGTTACAGTTTATGAATCTCTTCTTTACTCAGCATGGCTTCGTTTACCTGCTGGAGTTGATACCAAGACCAGAGAG ATGTTCATTGAGGAAGTCATGGATCTGGTGGAGTTGAACTCATTGAGAAACTCCTTGGTTGGTTTGCCTGGTGTGAGTGGTCTCTCAACCGAACAACGCAAGAGGCTGACTATTGCAGTTGAACTAGTGGCTAATCCATCTATAATTTTCATGGATGAGCCTACTTCTGGTTTAGATGCTAGAGCTGCTGCAATTGTTATGAGAACCGTTAGGAACACAGTGGACACAGGAAGAACAGTTGTGTGTACCATCCATCAGCCTagcattgacatatttgaagcaTTTGATGAG CTATTCCTTATGAAGCGTGGAGGACAAGAAATATATGTTGGACCACTGGGACGTCATTCTACTCACTTGATCAAGTATTTTGAG AGCGTTGACGGGGTGAGTAAAATCAAAGATGGATATAACCCAGCAACATGGATGTTGGAAGTTACAACTACAGCACAAGAACTTAATTTGGGTGTTGATTTTACTGAGTATTACAAAAATTCAGATCTATATAG GAGAAACAAGCAACTTATACAAGAACTTGGCCAGCCTGCTCCCGGTTCAAAGGATCTTCATTTCGCTAGTCAATTTTCGCAGTCTTTCTTGGTCCAATGCCAGGCATGCTTATGGAAGCAACGTTGGTCATATTGGCGTAATCCGCCATACACTGCTGTGAGGTTTTTCTTCACTACATTCATAGGCATAATGTTTGGAACAATGTTCTGGGATCTTGGTGGCAAACA CAATAATAGACAAGACCTGTTGAACGCTGTGGGTTCAATGTATACTGCTGTTCTCTTCCTTGGAGTACAAAATTCTTCTTCTGTGCAGCCAGTTGTTGCGGTTGAAAGAACTGTGTTTTATCGAGAAAAAGCTGCTGGAATGTATTCAGCCTTACCCTATGCATTTTCACAG ATTTTGGTAGAGCTACCTTATGTCTTTGCTCAAGCCGTGACATACGGAGTCATAGTCTACGCTATGATCGGATTTGACTGGACAGCAGAGAAATTCTTTTGGTATCTATTCTTCATGTACTTCACATTGCTCTACTTTACCTTCTATGGTATGATGGCTGTGGCAGTGACACCAAATCACCATGTTGCTTCTATTGTGGCTGCTGCATTTTATGCAATTTGGAACCTCTTTTCAGGATTTGTCGTCCCAAGACCT AGCATTCCGATTTGGTGGAGATGGTACTACTGGGCTTGTCCAGTTGCATGGACCATCTATGGATTGGTTGCATCTCAATTTGGAGATATAACTACTTTTATGACCGCAGAAGAAAAAGATGTGAAAACTTTCCTTGACGACTATTTTGGTATCAAACACGACTTCATAGGAGAGTGTGCAATTGTGGTTGGTGGAATCGCTGTTGCCTTTGCAGTTATTTTCGCTGTTGCAATCAAGACCTTTAACTTCCAAAAGAGATAG